One Henckelia pumila isolate YLH828 unplaced genomic scaffold, ASM3356847v2 CTG_136:::fragment_2:::debris, whole genome shotgun sequence DNA segment encodes these proteins:
- the LOC140870661 gene encoding uncharacterized protein: MSDVTASPMEILLKRFKSFKPPTLKGTENSVECEDDRRIRLIGYQLQDVAKSWWITTKKALENQDKNAEFTNLKLGNLTIEEYVATLSTLLKFAPHVAENEEAKADQFINGLNPDVFTLVNAGRLNNFADALD, encoded by the exons atgagtgaTGTTACGGCGTCACCAATGGAGATACTTCTGAAAAGatttaaatcttttaagccGCCTACTCTGAAAGGAACTGAGAactcagttgaatgtgaag ATGATAGAAGAATTAGACTGATTGGGTATCAATTGCAAGATGTTGCAAAGAGCTGGTGGATTACAACCAAGAAAGCTCTCGAAAATCAAG ATAAGAATGCAGAGTTTACCAATCTGAAACTAGGCAATTTGACCATCGAGGAATATGTTGCTACATTATCTACTTTGCTGAAATTCGCTCCACATGTAGCTGAGAACGAAGAAGCtaaagctgatcagttcattaatggactgaatcccgATGTATTTACACTGGTGAATGCTGGTAGACTTAACaactttgctgatgcacttGATTAA